The segment cgggccactgcggcaacagccttgtacatggggtgcctgctccaCCACTAAGCCATCGACGCCCCACCAGTGGGAGTTTTTACTGGTCCActgcagcacagtgcattcttgtagttgtttttctacctcttgagcaaaagcgaatTCCACAGcgctttctgttttctctggtcatgtagcactaATTTAAAAGTAATTGCATTTTTCTCCAGTAGAGACAGCCccgttttatgaaaagacccaTCATTCCaccagtgaaatacttctttaagatATATGAATAAGTAGTATGGATGTTATATACCTAGTACACACTGGGCCCAAATTTTAATCttcatttttcttcctcttcagtGGCCTTACCGGTCTCGGTCGCTGTGCTGTAGCCTGTGCAAGTACTCTTCGCAAAACATCTACAACTTCAGGAGCCACGTCTCCCGCTGCCATGGATATGTGCAGTCATTCTGTGCGCTGGCGCCCTGCTCTCAGTGCCTCTTCATCGGACACCCGAAGTATCTCAAGAAGCACATGATGTTCTTCCATGCCTCCTTTATACAGCCACAGAGGGAAGTGTCTCAGCCCACCCATCGTGGAAATGAGCGGTATCAGTGTAGAAGATGTGGATATCCAGCCTCCTCTATCTTTACGATGAAGAAGCACATCATTCTCAAGCACCTAGCCGGTTTGGCCGAACAGTATATCGGTTACAGATCACACCTTCAAGGGAATACCACTGTCAGGGTGTATTGCTGCAAGGTGTGCAAGGTGAACACTGGAAATCTAGACCAAATGTTGCATCACATGCTGGTTGAGCCCTCACACTATTCAGTCAGCACACAAGTGCAAAGTTTGATTTATGAGAACAAGAACTATACCATTAGAGCAACACCTAATGGGAATGGCGTGTTTGTGACATTCCCAAGTATTGCTCCTAAACCACAGCAACCTCAAGTGTTCAACAGTAAGTCCTTGGTTTTACCAAGTAATGGCCAACCTGCTGGGACTGTGGTGGCGTTACAACAATTACAAGGAACTACAAACAGTACTGCTACTCTGATTTGTGCCCCTGGAACCAACCAAGCTTTTCTGCCCCCTCAAGCATCAGCGCTAGTGCAGCTAGCTAGTGCTGAAGCTAAAGGTTTGCTCCAGCCCGGTGCCACGATCGCCCTCCGAAGTGCTTTGCCCCAAGGCTCATCTATGGTCCAGCTTCCCACAGTGTCTAACGTGTCTCTGAAACAGGCACCTGTGGCTCTAGCTTCTACTCAACCACAACCGACTCAACTTACTCCGACACAGCAAATCCTCCTTCCATCGGGACTGCAGGCCAATGTTGCAGCTGGACCTGGAACTGGAGCTGTATCCCAGCCTGCTGTGGTCACACAAAATGCACCTACGAACCATACAGCCCTACAAGGTACCATGCTGACGTCACAGTCCCTGCTGAGTCACCTAATCCCGACTGGCAACAAGATGAATGGCATGCCCACATACACTTTTGCTCCACTGCAAGTAGCAATGCCCGTCTCTCAGAGCACAAGTACCCCTCTCAAGGCTGTTGAGCAAACAAGGAACTCCACACCACAAACTAAGAAATGGATTACCTGTCCTCTCTGCAATGAACTTTTCCCCTCTAACGTCTTCGACATGCATACAGAGGTCGCTCACCAGGCAAAATCCACCACAAACAAGTCAGAAAGTGTGGCGGCGCGAGCAGCATTCTTGAAGAAAATGCCGGACAAAACTGTTAAATGCCTAACGTGCAAAATTCTACTATCAGAAAAAAGTGTCTTCCAACATCTGCTGCACGGcctgagttgtttgtactgctCAGCTTTGTTCTTTTCAATCAAGCAGCTTGCTGAGCATGTAAAGCAGCACAATCCCGCAAGCAAGGCGTATTGTGATTTCCTGAGGCAGAAGTACAGGGTCTACTCCAAAGGGGTTGGAGGAATCCTGTTCCCTTACTTTGATGTCCACACCACCGCACCAAAAGAGGTCCTAGGAGACACTGAGGTCAACCTGGCCCTAGTCACAAACTCCCTTGACCTGATCTTCTTCAAGTTGCAGCCGAGCAGCCAGCCAGAAATCTGTGCAGCACCTGTGAAAATCAACAGCTCGTACTGTCCCTTCTGTGACGAAAAGTTTCAGAATGAGTCCAAACACCTTCAGCACCTGAAGCAAAAACACTTTGTAGCACCCACCATTCATGCTATCCTCAAGACAGAGGCCTTTAAGTGCATATACTGCAATGGTGTGTATACAGGAAAGGTCACCCAGCAGGCTGTGATGCTCCACATTCAGCGATGCCGGTGTTCACCAAAACAGCCACAGCCACCTAAACCtacagcaccaccaccaccactaccaccaccaccaccaccaccaccaccactgcagCCACCAAAACCAGCTCAGCAGATCAGTCAGCCACTCTACTTTCTCCAAATGCCGCAAGGGCTGACTATGAAACAAACTTTAGCTCCGGCTCGTTTGATTGCAGCTCCACCACCCCGTGTAGAGACTCCAGAGACAGAAGCAGAGCTGCAGTCTAAGAAGAGGCTGGAGGCAGCATGGAGGGAGGTGATGGAGGCCAACAAACGAGAGCGAGAACAAAGGGCAGCCATGCGCAAGAAGCGAGAGCAGGAGAAGTTGTTGCCCCCACCAGAGCCTGTGGTTCAGCTCGATCCCACAGTGAAGCTGATGTTGGAGCCAACCTCCGCAGAGCGCCGCAACAGCGAGGAGCGCAGAGACTTCATATCTAAATACTTCAACCTGAACCCGTACACGACCAAACCCGAGACTGAAGAGCTGTGCAAGAGGCTGTCTCTCACCAAAGCGGAGTTGGCGGCCCACTTCAGCAAGAAGCGCAGCAAGTGCATGAAGAGTCTCAAAAAGAACACAGCTGCTATTCTCCTCGGCTTCAACATGACAGAACTGAGCAAAGTCAAGCACAATCTCATAATCCCTGAACAGGAGCCACCTGCCGATCCCACAGAGCAGTCATCTGATGATACCTCAGAAGAGCTGGCTGACGATATCACGGAGCAGCCACCCTCTGATCCAATAAAACAGCCGCCCCCCAATTCAACAGAGCGGCCAACCGCCGATTCATCAGAGCAACCGCGTGCTGATGCAACAGAGCAGATGGAAAATGGTGAGGACGGACCAGAACCGATGGATGAAAGTGGAAATGAGAAAGTTGCCGATGGGGAACAGGTGGAGCAGATGGAAAGTTAAAAAGCAAATAATGCAATCGCAGATGTCCCTGATTGAAAACCAAGATACTCTACTGATGGCCTTTTGTGTTGATAGTCACTAGAGGAGCTCATCATGCAGTGCATACAATGTATTACCTAACATACAAGTTACTTGTAAGTGAGGGCAGTCTCTTAAAGTAGCCCACATCAATAGTGCTTTGTTTGACTCCAGTATGTTGTCAGTGGTCCATATCCAAATTTCCttataaacacagagaaaatgataataaaagaaaacagatgCGTCGTCTTTTAGATATGATGGTGTCAAACCGTTGAGCTGCTGGTTACAATCTTTCATTCAACAATGGCTACTGACTTCAACTCAAGCACTGATTTGCTCCTGGtagctgattttcttttttgcaccCTTTATTTAAGCCCATTTGTACAAAATTGGGATTCCTACATCTTTTCTTGTTTGCTTATATCAAGACTTAAGTACACGCTTTAACTTTCACTTAGATTATCATTATATTAtactttcatttttgtaaattgatttgttttttacatatttGGACCTATTTGTGTCATGTTCACAGCTTtgttattttgctttgtttttttctaccttTCAGATTGTTCACACCACTCCTCCCCTCCCTACATTTAAATCGGTTAACggtaaaatgttttaatgctcATCAACTCCTGCAGAAGGTTAACGTACATCTTTCCGCTTCAAGCCAAATTCTTAAGAATGTACAAATGTTTGAGTTGTAAGGTTGCTGAATTCTCAATGGACTCTTGGTTTTCATACATCTCCGACCATGCTTGCATGAGCCTTTGTTTTGACGTCAGATGAAATTATGATTTGTGCCATTGTGAAGTCTACATATTTGCATAGACTTTTGGACATTTACCTAGAGATttgacaaaatataaaacaagttATTGGGTGTTCACCATATATCTTCTGTTCTCctgacagctgtttttttttgtacaacacTTGTATTTTCTATAATTCCTAGAGGATCAAATGTTGGGAGAGGTACTAATTATCATTCTGTCCAAGGCCACTGTGTTGTAACAAATAAAGTGGTTTCCTTTTACGTAAATGATCAgcgatttttatttttatttcttaataaaACCTATAATTTAAAATCTTTGTTAAAGTACCCCAAGTATGATTATTGGTTTATCAGCAGGAACAGAACACATTGGTTTAAAGTCAGAATAAATGCTGACGAGAGTGAAGTCTTGAGGGTGTTTCATCAATGTTTAATATTCCCCTGAGAAAAACTGAAATCAAACAATGTTCTGCTCTTCACATACAATTCAGTCTTCCATTGTGGTGgctctaaaataaaataatagtcCCCTAGCAGCTCACAAGCTCAAGATGAGAGGGCATGTGTTGGGCCCAGACAAATGTCTCATGAAGTGCATGCAGTACCAACTTCTGGCCACACGATGGAGTTGGTTCAATTTCATAACTGGGTCTTAAAAGCTTTGAATTTAGAAATACTGGTAGCTGTTTGACAAAGAGAAACTCAACTCAAGGTCCAGTTACGAGCTCAGAAGACTGAATCTCACAGTCTTCATCACCATTACATGACACATTATGATTTAATAAGTATCATTATACTATTACTACTTACATTACGGTAATAATGAAGGCTGTGAGATGAGGTGGAAAGCTCCAGAAACTGCTTGTAAGTGAATTAATAAACTTCAAGAGATACAAAGGTATTTTTAAACCCgggccctattttcccatgGCTTTATATCAAAGTCAATAATGGGAACAGCCGAAGCAGGGAACAGATCTaattagactcacaagtcagtctttagacgctttgcttaactaaatcACAAGACgtagatctctgattgtctggtggcgagactagggTCTAATGTAAACCCTACAGGCAATgtcctttttcacagcagacagttTGACTTGTAAATACACCTGTGGTTTTCCTACTATGacttgtcaaaatgtctgcattACGTCCATCAAAAGTAGTTTTGCCactaacaggctcagattgttactaGAAGTGTTTACAACATTATAGAGAGGACCCTAAAGAGACAGTTTGTGAAGTTTCATGGTGAGACGGGGTCTCTCTTTGAGCGTGACAAATAGGCCAGATcagcaaaagtaaaaaaaaaaaaaataaataaacttgtttCACTTTTATgtaggatcctttccataatgttgtcagacactttaataaaaatctgagcctgtcagtggcaaaaacaagcacttttaatggacttaAAGTGACAGTGCACAGTTTCCCATAGGTATTATATTGAAGCCTGCCTCACCAGTGCTCAGTAGTGGACCAGTTTTAAAgactgttgtctccattagtcacttagacacataAACATGGTAAAATAAGATCCAgggtcaaaaacacacaagtttCCCTCAAATAGCTATCCTgcactctgttttgttttctactcTGCTCTTTGTGTTCTCAGAATTATAGCTAATAATTGGACCTTGCAGTGAGGTtggttttatgcctccacaTCAGCGATTGCTGTGGCCTGAGGCATTATGATGTCACgttgtccgtccgtccatccatcccattcttgtgaaagcaGTATCTTAAGAacgtcttgagggaatttcttgaaatttggcacaaacgttcacttggactcagcaatgaactgactGGACTtcggtgatcaaaggtcaatgtgattttgaatctgtctcattctcgtaaacTCGATATGTCAAGAACATCTGaaggaaatttctttaaatttgacacaaacgtcaaCTTGGATGAAGAGTAAACTGATGAGAATtttgtggtcgaaggtcaaggtcagtgtgacctcacaataTATGTTTTAggtcataactcaagaattcatttgctaattatgacataatttcacacaaatgtctgataggataaaataatgaagtgatgatattttatgtccaaaaggtcaaaggtcagcttcactgtgacatcataacattctgcataaaacacttctcAGCGTCATcggggaaacatttggtcagatgcgGTGACtttaatcttgggtgtccaccttgaatcTGTGccgactgtatagatcttctgtgctacctggttgaagatgtgtgtgagccATCTATGTGTTTACATacatgtatgtaaactgtaGGTACAATTTGACTGGTTTGCGGAGCGAACAGCTGGAAAGCAGTAATTGTAGTTGTCGGCTGCCGTTTCCAAAGTCAAGAATGTGAACTTTGACTCTACTTCATGACTGTTCTGATTTGATCAAGGATCGAGGGGCCACTGTAGTTGTTGGTTTGGATTGCCTCCAGCCTCCTCAAGTACTCCGCCGGGAGTCCGTTCTGCTCTGCACCCAGACACACCACCTTAtatgaaacacagagagaccaGTCAGAGACAAGTCAGCTGGACGGTGTCATTTATGGCATGGTGTAAGATTTAATAGCTCTGTAGTGTGAATGTTTCTGAACCATATATTTGTGTTTACTTGCACACACCTGTTTGTACTGAGGAGAGGGGAGGCAGGCATGGAAATTGTTCATCTGGTAAGACCTGCAGAGTACGAGTCCTTTGTCAGTCTCCACTGAAACCTCCAATGGAGAGTACTTCCCCAGATTCACCCCTTCCTGGCTGAGGACACAAAGAGAAGAACCACGCTGCGGTTGGTTTCAGTGACAAACATTAATTCGTACACgggtgtgtgttaatgtgtctcACTTGTCGAGGCTCGGGAGGTTGTCGTTGCTCAAAGTCCAGATTACCCCCCACACTTCTGCCCCTGGACAGGACTCGATGGTGGCCACTCCGCCATGCCAAACGTTGTCCACATGTTTCTCCCACAGGCCAAAGTTCAACTTATAgtcctgcacacacaaacaggggGTGGTGATGGGGGGGGTAGGAGGTGGAGGACAAAAGGCTGTGAACAGTGATGAGGCATTGTGCATTTTAGACAAAATGCcttttatttcactgtgatGTAAAGAGGGACgctatgtttgtgttttcagcagcgTCCCCTGTGAGCCTGTTTGCTGCTGGTCGTCACAGCATGACGGCCACAGCACGCTCAGGCCCTGTTGATTCAGCTGCTTCTAGTAACCATGTAGGTGGGctaacttgaaaaaaaaaataatggaggCAATATAGTTAgcctcaagtctttgcactcaagggccatgtcaagacaggcaagtgcTAAATCAAATCCCAAGTGACACTTCCCAAGTCCTAAATTTTGAGTTTCAAGCCCTTACAAGTCATGACATGCACTTAACCGACtgtaatgacattttaacaacagagtaatattatattaaatttacaaaaaatcatgaatgcttcttaaaaatgtgtaatttatCAAAAtaagtttgttggaagttgttgcatctcCATCTGTAACTTTAAATCCCCACGTTTTGCATTCTGCCATTTGGTTTTTGAGAGCACtgaatagttttgtttttttttgttttgttttttttgtggtatCGTTTTTCTCCAGATGGCGCTCAGTAACATAGagttagttcttcatggtttcCTGGGATGGATGTTGTGGGATTGGACCAAACAAAGTAGATCTGGGAATTAGGTGTAGACTTGCTGGGAGTGAACAGCATTAATGTTAGTTGATTGGGGAAATAAAGGGAGATGAATTGAttcatggcacactttttaCTTAACATATCTTTGGGCTTGGTGAAAGCTACCCTGTATTTTCAtatcaaaaggctcaagtcaaGTTAAAAGTTGGGTTGCAAgtctattttgttttttatcgaGTCTTACATCATCAACTTTGTGATTCCAGTCTGACTCAGGTCTTAGTTATGTTACAGGAGCGCAAACCTCtggcctttacccacttagtcactCCCTGCACATTATTGAAGATTacttatcaaaaatctcattgtgtaaatattagGGCTGATTATTATACGTGGATGAAAAAAGTATGCGGTATGGATAATGTACTTTTCATGAGTGTGAGTATCATCCGAGTAAAATGGCAATATCCATAATTGCGATGAAGGAAAATCATCATTTGGGTAGCTGTGTTCAATCTCTTACTCTTGTGATCTGACGCTCAATTCTGAGGCTGTTCTGTTAATAGTTTTTTAATAATAGTAAATATAGCAACTTAATCAATTCATATCAATTTAAGGTTTAAATAACAGTTTCTGATTTGGCTCCGCCCACATCTAATTTAAACCCCGCTTATTACAAGTACAGACaaagatacagataatggtgtgcTGGCTTACCCCTATTACAGattttgtaaaagcaccaatagCTCACCCTACAGTATAATCACGATATCGATATCAAAGTATctggtaaaaaatattgtgatatttgattttctctataTCACCCAGCTCTACCTGGAAAACATAatcaggggccgtattcacaaagcttctgAGCACTAAGAGCTGCTCCCAGTGACAAAATTGTAAGAAAATTCCTGGGATTGTGAccttttcttagaatttcccctttaagttaagactaggtcttTGTAAAGATTAAAGTTATTCAGAGAACATCTTAGACCATAAAAGAACTCCTAAGGGGAAAAACTGTTTGGGGCAGGGAGGACTTTTAAAGGTCCTTAATCAGAGAAGATAATGGTGGAGATACAAAGAGGTACGAGaggtaaatgaaatgctacagattaaatcgtgcagggataatatgATTGATCTCATTAGGGATACACAGGAAGGTCCCATTGAAATACAACATCTCCTCTTTCACAAAGTCCTGATCAAGACGGCACAAACGGAAAAAATTCAATTGTactttaaagaataaaataaactatgtaacacagtaaaacacatgCAATACATAACAGCAAGACAAGGGGAGATAGTAAAACAGGAGGGATATACAGGATGAACCAGTAACGTCCATACACATTGCACCTCGCTCAAAAGCAGCGACATGTTTCCTTCAAGGCAGTTTTTAAAAGACTTTAAAAATCAAGGACGGGAGTGCTTCTAAggcataaataaacatttaaattaccAGAACTGAAATCTTAACACTGGATGAAGGTTACAGgtgaaaaattattttgtttcattttgtagaTATATTTGAGtcaaaggtttttacagaggggatttttttttaatctcttgtcATCACTgcattaataaattaaaaaaataaatcaattttcacCATGTATTTAGGAATAAAATTGTATATAAATTAGGCTATTAATGGTACACAAGCGAGTCCCTCTGTAAACACTTTCAGAATATCGATAGGAATAAAACTGGGCAGTTTGTTGGATGTTACtgaaaaaaaggtaatgaaATTTTGAGAAAGTGGCCTTTAAAAATATGTGCTGTAAAATTCAATACATTTTTAGACAAAAATAAGACTGAGGTAAAAct is part of the Epinephelus moara isolate mb chromosome 22, YSFRI_EMoa_1.0, whole genome shotgun sequence genome and harbors:
- the adnp2b gene encoding activity-dependent neuroprotector homeobox protein 2b, with amino-acid sequence MYQVPVGNIEKIRKARKAVKNILGEIGLEDCQNLLKELHENTEKNTDEDEAFQETEWFDFTDGFNGRLQKKWPYRSRSLCCSLCKYSSQNIYNFRSHVSRCHGYVQSFCALAPCSQCLFIGHPKYLKKHMMFFHASFIQPQREVSQPTHRGNERYQCRRCGYPASSIFTMKKHIILKHLAGLAEQYIGYRSHLQGNTTVRVYCCKVCKVNTGNLDQMLHHMLVEPSHYSVSTQVQSLIYENKNYTIRATPNGNGVFVTFPSIAPKPQQPQVFNSKSLVLPSNGQPAGTVVALQQLQGTTNSTATLICAPGTNQAFLPPQASALVQLASAEAKGLLQPGATIALRSALPQGSSMVQLPTVSNVSLKQAPVALASTQPQPTQLTPTQQILLPSGLQANVAAGPGTGAVSQPAVVTQNAPTNHTALQGTMLTSQSLLSHLIPTGNKMNGMPTYTFAPLQVAMPVSQSTSTPLKAVEQTRNSTPQTKKWITCPLCNELFPSNVFDMHTEVAHQAKSTTNKSESVAARAAFLKKMPDKTVKCLTCKILLSEKSVFQHLLHGLSCLYCSALFFSIKQLAEHVKQHNPASKAYCDFLRQKYRVYSKGVGGILFPYFDVHTTAPKEVLGDTEVNLALVTNSLDLIFFKLQPSSQPEICAAPVKINSSYCPFCDEKFQNESKHLQHLKQKHFVAPTIHAILKTEAFKCIYCNGVYTGKVTQQAVMLHIQRCRCSPKQPQPPKPTAPPPPLPPPPPPPPPLQPPKPAQQISQPLYFLQMPQGLTMKQTLAPARLIAAPPPRVETPETEAELQSKKRLEAAWREVMEANKREREQRAAMRKKREQEKLLPPPEPVVQLDPTVKLMLEPTSAERRNSEERRDFISKYFNLNPYTTKPETEELCKRLSLTKAELAAHFSKKRSKCMKSLKKNTAAILLGFNMTELSKVKHNLIIPEQEPPADPTEQSSDDTSEELADDITEQPPSDPIKQPPPNSTERPTADSSEQPRADATEQMENGEDGPEPMDESGNEKVADGEQVEQMES
- the ggcta gene encoding gamma-glutamylcyclotransferase a, translated to MSVFQGEAGHFMYFAFGSNLLKERLQLANPSAVFCTTGRLKDYKLNFGLWEKHVDNVWHGGVATIESCPGAEVWGVIWTLSNDNLPSLDNQEGVNLGKYSPLEVSVETDKGLVLCRSYQMNNFHACLPSPQYKQVVCLGAEQNGLPAEYLRRLEAIQTNNYSGPSILDQIRTVMK